A window from Thermoanaerobacterium sp. PSU-2 encodes these proteins:
- a CDS encoding DUF6514 family protein, with the protein MYYKRVSEYVSTINYGDKTIVRKYAVVKSEVKVFNGGENVDVPSYGIEIAEQITEKGIVKEELGDVVVHVSPYKDKVEDMAKRFCIDDLSPLHLSDIMDDLYYQYIDDYDEYAKECKIAI; encoded by the coding sequence ATGTATTACAAAAGAGTAAGCGAGTACGTATCGACAATAAACTATGGTGACAAGACGATAGTGAGGAAATACGCTGTAGTAAAATCAGAGGTAAAAGTATTTAATGGCGGCGAAAATGTTGATGTGCCGTCGTACGGAATCGAAATTGCGGAGCAGATAACTGAGAAGGGTATAGTGAAGGAAGAGCTTGGTGATGTAGTAGTTCATGTAAGTCCATACAAAGACAAAGTGGAAGATATGGCAAAGAGATTTTGCATCGATGACTTGTCACCGCTGCATTTGTCAGACATAATGGATGATTTATATTATCAATACATAGATGATTACGATGAATACGCAAAAGAATGCAAAATTGCAATATGA
- a CDS encoding type II toxin-antitoxin system PemK/MazF family toxin, which translates to MIVKRGDILYADLSPVIGSEQGGVRPVLVIQNDIGNKYSPTVIVSAITSQINKAKLPTHVEINGTEYGLNKDSVILLEQIRTIDKKRLREKIGHFDQEMMEKVNEALQISLGLIDF; encoded by the coding sequence ATGATTGTAAAGCGTGGAGATATTTTATATGCTGATTTAAGCCCTGTCATAGGCTCAGAACAGGGTGGTGTTAGGCCCGTACTTGTAATACAGAACGATATCGGCAATAAGTACAGCCCTACAGTTATCGTGTCAGCAATAACATCTCAGATAAACAAAGCTAAATTGCCGACACATGTTGAGATAAATGGAACGGAATACGGTCTTAATAAGGATTCAGTTATTCTATTAGAACAAATAAGGACTATAGACAAAAAGCGGCTAAGGGAAAAAATAGGCCATTTTGACCAAGAGATGATGGAAAAAGTAAATGAGGCATTGCAGATAAGCCTTGGATTGATAGATTTTTAA
- a CDS encoding ribbon-helix-helix protein, CopG family codes for MGETKRILVSLPESLLEEVDVLAAMENRNRSEFIREAMKLYIKERKKMKIRESMKKGYLEMAAINAELAELGLTADNECFNGYEKKLKKCD; via the coding sequence GTGGGCGAGACAAAAAGAATACTCGTCAGTTTGCCGGAAAGCTTACTGGAGGAAGTTGATGTACTTGCAGCTATGGAAAATAGAAACCGCAGTGAATTTATAAGAGAAGCCATGAAATTATACATTAAAGAGAGAAAGAAGATGAAGATAAGGGAGAGCATGAAGAAAGGGTACCTTGAGATGGCGGCTATAAATGCAGAACTTGCGGAATTGGGCCTAACCGCTGACAACGAATGCTTTAACGGATACGAAAAGAAATTGAAAAAGTGTGATTGA
- the alr gene encoding alanine racemase has product MLNLYRPTWAEVNLDNIIHNYKEIRKITDKNAGIMAVVKANAYGHGSYEVSKELINCGVDYLAVATIDEALELREQGISKPILILGYTPAKFADVIVKHDITQTAFELSYVKEVAKVAQKLGKDAKIHVKIDTGMGRIGYNDMNKAYEEILSMSNLAGINIEGIFSHFSSSDEKDKEYTLRQLEIFLSLIERLKMSGIYIPIRHIANSAAILDMPETHLDMVRPGIILYGSFPSTEVNKKIDLRPTISLRSKVVYVKDVGEGEYISYNRTYRTNRKSRIATLPIGYADGLNRLLSNNHNVIINGKYAPIVGKICMDQCMVDVTEIEDVKEGDIATIMGEADGKFISADEIANKLKTISYEVYCGISRRVPRIYIFNGEITKVENYLKC; this is encoded by the coding sequence ATGCTTAATTTGTATAGACCAACATGGGCAGAAGTTAATTTGGATAATATAATTCACAACTACAAAGAGATAAGAAAAATCACTGATAAAAATGCTGGCATAATGGCAGTAGTCAAGGCGAATGCCTATGGGCATGGTTCGTATGAAGTGTCGAAGGAATTGATAAATTGTGGTGTAGATTATCTGGCTGTTGCAACAATAGACGAGGCTCTGGAACTAAGAGAGCAGGGTATATCAAAGCCAATACTCATTTTAGGATATACTCCAGCAAAGTTTGCTGATGTGATTGTAAAGCACGATATTACTCAGACAGCATTTGAGCTAAGTTACGTAAAAGAGGTAGCAAAGGTGGCTCAAAAGCTTGGCAAAGATGCTAAGATTCATGTTAAGATAGATACAGGGATGGGTCGCATCGGCTACAATGACATGAATAAAGCTTATGAGGAGATTTTATCCATGTCAAATCTTGCTGGAATCAACATTGAAGGCATATTTAGCCATTTTTCGTCATCAGACGAAAAAGACAAGGAGTACACGTTAAGGCAGCTTGAAATTTTTTTAAGTCTTATAGAAAGGCTTAAAATGTCTGGTATATACATTCCTATTAGGCACATAGCAAACAGTGCTGCAATATTAGACATGCCTGAAACACACCTTGACATGGTAAGACCGGGGATTATACTTTATGGAAGTTTTCCTTCAACTGAAGTCAATAAAAAAATTGATTTACGTCCCACTATATCATTAAGATCGAAAGTCGTCTATGTTAAAGATGTGGGTGAAGGAGAATATATAAGCTACAACAGAACGTATAGGACAAACAGAAAAAGCCGCATAGCTACTTTGCCTATAGGGTATGCAGATGGCTTAAATAGGCTTTTATCAAATAATCACAATGTCATAATAAATGGCAAATATGCTCCTATAGTTGGTAAAATATGCATGGATCAATGTATGGTTGATGTGACAGAGATTGAAGATGTTAAGGAAGGAGATATTGCTACTATTATGGGAGAAGCAGATGGCAAATTCATAAGCGCTGATGAAATTGCAAATAAATTAAAAACTATTTCTTATGAAGTATATTGTGGAATATCCAGACGGGTACCAAGAATATATATATTTAATGGAGAGATAACAAAAGTAGAAAATTATTTAAAATGTTAA
- a CDS encoding WecB/TagA/CpsF family glycosyltransferase — protein MVGRFVIFDVPIDKVNMKQAVDAVEKFLSEDRLHMIATPNAEIVMMAQKDPEYKEILNKTDLNVPDGSGVIFASKIYKEELPERVAGFDLMMELIKVAAEKKYKIYLLGAKSDVVKGAYLNLKRQYSEIDIVGFHDGYFSKDDEAEFIKDINEKNTDLLFVALGAPKQEKWIYENKNRLKAKVAIGVGGSFDVIAGKVTRAPEIYRKLGLEWFYRLLKEPWRYKRMMALPKFAVKVLFSKKPK, from the coding sequence ATGGTTGGAAGGTTTGTGATTTTCGATGTGCCGATTGATAAAGTTAATATGAAACAAGCTGTTGATGCTGTAGAAAAATTTTTATCTGAAGATAGACTTCATATGATTGCCACTCCAAATGCTGAGATTGTAATGATGGCGCAGAAAGATCCTGAGTATAAGGAGATTTTAAACAAGACAGACTTAAATGTTCCTGATGGCAGTGGTGTTATTTTTGCATCAAAGATTTACAAGGAAGAGCTTCCGGAGAGAGTTGCAGGATTTGATTTGATGATGGAGCTTATAAAAGTTGCCGCTGAAAAAAAGTATAAGATATATCTTTTAGGTGCTAAATCTGATGTGGTGAAAGGCGCATATCTTAATTTGAAAAGGCAGTACAGTGAAATCGACATAGTTGGATTTCACGATGGATATTTTAGTAAAGACGATGAAGCGGAATTCATAAAAGACATAAATGAGAAGAATACAGATTTATTATTTGTCGCATTAGGCGCACCAAAACAAGAAAAATGGATATACGAGAATAAAAATAGATTAAAAGCAAAAGTGGCAATTGGCGTTGGCGGAAGCTTTGACGTTATAGCAGGGAAAGTCACTCGCGCGCCAGAAATATACAGGAAGTTGGGGTTAGAGTGGTTTTATCGCCTTTTGAAAGAGCCATGGAGATATAAGCGAATGATGGCATTGCCTAAGTTTGCGGTTAAAGTGCTTTTTTCAAAAAAACCAAAGTGA
- a CDS encoding ATP-binding protein encodes MTKEHISKLTEDLKNIIIYKNIMKDATVDKAIKILNLLVSEKVDEGKVYELYSDLFSDLSNYAVENNVYSEVWKSKIDELARVDENIFSMLTEKFGQDSIDETLKMAAKRELEYLKRFSEVDFADCLRKCLKFNVISWEHLLESSERHRQYLVDCNNADDVAKYYRENGCGIYGVYRAFRWLDGKIVGVENPDPIEFEDLVGYENEHRIVIDNTDRFLRGLPASNILLYGDRGTGKSSTVKAVLNMYYKRGLRLIEVSRQDLLDLNKIISVISKRGLRFILFLDDLSFEENETEYKILKSTLEGGIEKLPTNVLIYATSNRRHMIKEYLTDNVQSEIHSLDTKQEKLSLADRFGITVTFQSPGKEEYLKIVESLAQKYHIDLDRDTLIRESMRWSSWHNGMSPRTARQFIDHLRTC; translated from the coding sequence GTGACCAAAGAGCATATATCTAAGTTGACAGAAGATTTAAAGAATATCATTATATACAAAAATATAATGAAAGATGCTACAGTAGACAAAGCCATAAAAATTTTAAATTTACTTGTCAGTGAAAAAGTGGATGAAGGCAAAGTCTATGAGCTGTACAGCGATTTATTTTCGGATTTATCGAATTATGCTGTGGAAAATAATGTGTATTCTGAGGTTTGGAAATCGAAAATAGATGAATTAGCAAGAGTTGATGAAAATATATTTAGCATGTTAACTGAGAAATTTGGACAAGATTCCATTGATGAAACATTGAAGATGGCTGCAAAAAGAGAGCTTGAATACTTAAAAAGATTTTCGGAAGTGGATTTTGCGGATTGCCTTAGAAAGTGTTTGAAATTTAATGTGATTTCGTGGGAACATCTTTTAGAATCATCTGAAAGGCATAGACAATATTTGGTAGACTGCAATAACGCTGATGATGTAGCAAAATACTATAGAGAAAATGGCTGTGGCATATATGGAGTGTATAGAGCATTTAGATGGCTTGATGGGAAGATTGTTGGTGTAGAAAATCCCGATCCTATTGAATTTGAAGATTTGGTAGGATATGAAAATGAGCATAGAATCGTCATAGATAACACAGATAGGTTTCTGAGAGGTTTGCCAGCCTCAAACATTTTGCTTTATGGAGATAGAGGAACTGGCAAATCCTCAACTGTAAAGGCTGTATTGAATATGTACTATAAAAGAGGTCTTAGGCTTATTGAGGTAAGTCGCCAAGATCTTTTGGATTTAAACAAAATTATAAGTGTCATAAGCAAAAGAGGCCTTAGGTTTATTCTGTTTTTGGATGATTTATCGTTTGAAGAAAATGAGACTGAATATAAAATTCTAAAATCAACACTTGAAGGCGGTATAGAGAAGCTTCCTACCAATGTTTTAATATATGCTACTTCAAATAGAAGGCACATGATAAAAGAGTATTTAACTGATAATGTACAAAGTGAAATTCATTCATTAGATACAAAGCAAGAAAAACTTTCATTGGCAGATAGGTTCGGAATAACTGTTACTTTCCAATCACCTGGCAAAGAAGAATATTTAAAGATAGTCGAATCTTTAGCTCAAAAATATCATATTGATTTAGACAGAGATACATTGATAAGAGAATCGATGAGATGGAGCTCTTGGCATAATGGCATGTCACCAAGAACCGCCAGACAATTTATCGATCATTTGAGAACTTGCTGA
- a CDS encoding secondary thiamine-phosphate synthase enzyme YjbQ, with product MEVIKIDTPAREAIIDITDEVRKIVKASGIKDGICFIHVPHTTAGVTINENADPDVKEDILRGLNEIIPQIRFKHLEGNSDAHIKSVLVGTSINLMIENGDIQLGTWQGVYFCEFDGPRHRKVYVKIV from the coding sequence ATGGAAGTTATTAAAATTGATACGCCCGCAAGAGAGGCTATTATCGATATAACTGATGAAGTGAGAAAAATCGTAAAAGCGAGCGGAATAAAGGATGGCATTTGCTTCATCCATGTGCCACACACTACTGCAGGTGTGACGATAAACGAAAATGCTGATCCCGATGTGAAAGAGGATATATTGAGAGGTCTTAATGAAATCATTCCTCAAATAAGATTTAAGCACTTAGAAGGCAATTCAGATGCTCACATAAAATCTGTCTTGGTAGGGACAAGCATTAATTTGATGATAGAAAATGGGGATATACAGTTAGGCACATGGCAAGGCGTATACTTCTGTGAATTTGATGGTCCAAGGCATAGAAAAGTGTACGTTAAAATAGTGTAA
- the csaB gene encoding polysaccharide pyruvyl transferase CsaB → MKILISGYYGFENTGDDAVLECIVAGLKERGVDDITVLSNAPYVTSSKYGVKSINRNSLKDIFNGIRDSDVIISGGGSLIQDVTSSKSLWYYLSIIFLGILLRKKVYIVGQGIGPIQHKYNKILANFLLKKVDMITVRDKDSLSILKELNIEKNAILAADPVVNLNVCSDERIEKILEDEEIDKNRYIVVCTREWGNNELSRVELAKAIDAISTKYNLEVVFLPFYYKKDELESKKVANYLKSPYKVIRGKYEPNEILGIIKKCSLLIGVRLHSLIFALVALVPFIGISYDPKIDGFLNSVDSKIFKIDKFSSDEIVNYAESILNNRDEFIENLKIHLKALRELSKNNFVYLKNNDDEV, encoded by the coding sequence ATGAAAATTTTGATATCGGGGTATTATGGCTTTGAAAACACTGGCGATGATGCTGTCTTAGAGTGCATCGTCGCCGGACTTAAAGAAAGAGGTGTAGATGACATCACGGTGCTTTCAAATGCGCCTTATGTTACTTCATCTAAGTACGGTGTAAAGTCTATAAATCGAAATTCACTTAAAGATATTTTTAACGGGATAAGGGATTCTGATGTCATTATAAGCGGCGGTGGAAGTTTAATACAAGATGTCACAAGCAGCAAAAGCTTATGGTACTATCTATCAATAATCTTTTTAGGTATTTTGTTGAGAAAAAAAGTGTACATCGTAGGACAAGGAATAGGGCCTATACAGCACAAATACAATAAAATTTTGGCTAATTTTTTATTAAAAAAGGTAGACATGATTACGGTAAGAGACAAGGATTCGCTCTCTATTTTAAAAGAACTTAATATCGAAAAAAATGCTATTCTCGCTGCTGATCCTGTCGTTAACTTAAATGTCTGCAGCGATGAAAGAATAGAGAAAATATTGGAAGACGAGGAAATCGATAAGAATAGGTACATAGTTGTATGTACCAGAGAGTGGGGAAACAATGAATTATCGCGAGTAGAGCTTGCTAAAGCTATTGATGCCATATCAACAAAGTACAACTTAGAAGTTGTTTTTTTGCCATTTTACTATAAAAAAGATGAATTAGAGAGTAAGAAGGTAGCTAACTACTTAAAATCTCCTTATAAGGTCATAAGAGGTAAGTACGAGCCTAATGAAATATTGGGAATAATAAAAAAATGCAGTTTACTTATTGGGGTAAGACTTCATTCACTGATATTTGCTTTGGTGGCATTAGTGCCATTTATAGGCATATCTTACGATCCGAAAATTGATGGTTTTTTGAATTCAGTCGATTCAAAGATTTTTAAGATAGACAAGTTTTCTTCAGATGAAATAGTCAACTATGCTGAATCTATTTTAAACAATAGAGATGAGTTTATAGAGAATTTAAAAATTCATCTTAAAGCGTTAAGAGAATTGTCTAAAAACAACTTCGTATATTTAAAAAATAATGATGACGAGGTGTAA
- a CDS encoding DUF5693 family protein, with product MSLKKILVFFVALSLAVSAIVDVSRISIENKYNTVETVADLYNFENLAENTGMSVQEVLTTLKDNGLKGVAVPEVTLNRLQEIGKIALYKMSDVENIYNLKNTAGNSALTSYIKSLSDSQKRIEKDYIVVTTDDVSTYDFLKSSLTKRVPSGKLTILKNGNNYAFILNEDMDTFADQGLGFDKNDLDMVKSLGLDIIPRVENYNGIKDKDIQNYVELLKHYGVKTVVFGGNDVLGNPDKISYAASLFKKNGIAIGIIDTPMGKSLQAGTEKFTKFDGYDGAKVYGLSEAETAKYDTSGIVDRWYRSIIERDVRIIYIRAKVDTTKSQNYNLKQNISMLKEINDLVNYAGLNLGVVKPLSPIHQSKIIEVLISLGVVAGGILLLMLFGLRERYSLILTILGIVISALLILTKYNDLGVKSVALLSSIIYPSLAIGYFIDGSKKIIDGGEDGHYVRDSLYIFFKTVLISLAGGLIIAAIMADSKYMLKLDYFRGVKLSFTVPVVVYIAYYGYKVWNINTFKKLTDASIKILNTEIKIWHVLAVLIAGFVGIVYISRTGNSPIIKPTSIELKFRSLLEHYLVARPRTKEFLVGYPALILSIYAAKKKSKSMNFILGILASIGILSMPNTMSHVESVLKIALERTVISWVFGLIIGLVALKVVDVFMRYIKIKNVHN from the coding sequence TTGAGTCTAAAGAAAATACTCGTATTTTTTGTAGCACTATCATTAGCAGTATCTGCAATTGTAGATGTATCAAGAATTAGCATTGAAAATAAGTACAACACGGTGGAAACCGTGGCTGACCTTTATAACTTTGAAAATTTGGCTGAGAATACGGGAATGAGTGTACAGGAAGTTCTGACAACATTAAAAGATAACGGCTTAAAAGGAGTGGCAGTACCTGAAGTAACGTTAAACAGACTTCAGGAAATCGGCAAAATAGCACTTTACAAAATGTCGGATGTGGAAAATATTTATAACCTTAAGAATACCGCTGGCAATTCTGCACTGACGTCATACATTAAAAGCTTAAGCGACAGCCAAAAAAGGATCGAGAAGGATTATATCGTTGTAACTACAGACGATGTTTCGACTTATGATTTCTTGAAGTCATCTTTGACTAAAAGGGTACCGTCTGGCAAGTTGACTATTTTAAAAAATGGGAATAACTATGCATTTATCTTAAACGAAGACATGGACACTTTTGCTGACCAAGGCTTAGGTTTTGACAAAAATGATTTAGACATGGTAAAATCATTGGGTCTTGATATAATACCAAGGGTTGAAAATTACAATGGCATAAAAGACAAAGACATACAAAACTACGTAGAGCTTTTAAAACATTACGGCGTGAAGACAGTAGTGTTTGGCGGAAATGATGTATTGGGAAACCCTGATAAAATATCGTATGCGGCATCTTTATTTAAAAAGAACGGAATCGCTATCGGAATTATTGATACACCTATGGGCAAAAGCTTACAAGCTGGAACAGAAAAGTTTACGAAATTTGACGGTTACGATGGAGCTAAAGTTTACGGCCTTTCTGAAGCTGAGACAGCTAAGTACGATACAAGTGGAATAGTTGATAGATGGTACAGATCTATCATAGAGAGAGATGTGCGAATTATATACATTAGAGCAAAAGTCGATACGACTAAGTCTCAAAATTACAATTTGAAGCAGAACATATCCATGTTGAAAGAGATAAATGACCTTGTGAATTATGCAGGACTTAATTTAGGCGTAGTAAAGCCTTTAAGCCCGATTCATCAATCAAAGATAATAGAAGTGTTGATTTCCTTAGGCGTTGTTGCAGGTGGAATTCTCCTCTTAATGCTTTTTGGACTTAGGGAAAGGTACTCCTTAATACTTACGATTTTAGGCATCGTCATATCGGCGCTTTTGATTTTAACAAAGTACAATGACCTTGGCGTCAAATCAGTAGCTTTATTGTCATCTATAATATATCCATCGCTGGCTATAGGGTATTTCATCGATGGCAGCAAAAAGATTATCGATGGCGGAGAAGATGGCCATTATGTGAGAGATTCGCTTTACATTTTCTTTAAGACTGTTTTAATATCTTTAGCCGGTGGGTTAATAATTGCGGCGATTATGGCAGACAGCAAATACATGTTGAAGTTAGACTACTTTAGAGGCGTGAAGTTGTCATTTACGGTACCGGTGGTAGTGTATATAGCGTATTACGGCTATAAAGTGTGGAATATAAATACATTTAAGAAATTGACTGATGCTTCCATTAAGATACTAAATACAGAGATTAAGATATGGCATGTATTGGCTGTTTTGATAGCTGGTTTTGTAGGAATTGTATATATTTCGCGAACAGGCAATTCACCAATCATAAAGCCTACATCTATAGAGCTTAAGTTTAGAAGCTTGCTTGAACATTACCTTGTAGCAAGGCCAAGGACGAAGGAATTTTTAGTTGGATATCCTGCTTTAATATTAAGCATATACGCTGCTAAAAAGAAATCAAAATCAATGAATTTTATACTTGGAATACTGGCATCTATTGGAATACTGTCGATGCCTAATACTATGAGTCATGTGGAAAGCGTGCTTAAAATTGCGTTAGAGCGTACTGTAATAAGCTGGGTGTTTGGGCTTATAATAGGGTTAGTTGCATTAAAAGTTGTTGATGTTTTTATGAGATATATAAAGATAAAGAATGTTCACAATTGA
- a CDS encoding outer membrane lipoprotein carrier protein LolA: MRRLLFVLLLILTIFLSGCIKKSHLDVPSNVKKAIQSLKSYTSDVEVQLNNNKNIKRYTMKQFHKNGKYRMEIYDESNKPDKVIVYDGNRSYVYFSKINQTFIEDDSENIPAYSMFSSFIDNFKKAGEIKESEDGEFYQIDVPILNGNTFMYSESVEFSKKDYKPVSMKIYDINGKVFAEMKYANFVYNPELDDGLFAEKDISTFSRYFRTDINMSVDIKDVYKYSGINPVFPGYIPKGYTLENISVDLSNNNSINLTYLNGNDIIKIVESVSAFDGKGFDKGRIGNTIYYKRGNRYILDRNGLIVDLMINEKISSDEALMILNSLI; encoded by the coding sequence TTGAGGAGACTTTTGTTTGTGCTATTGCTTATATTGACAATTTTTTTGTCAGGATGCATAAAAAAGTCTCACTTAGATGTGCCTTCAAATGTAAAAAAAGCAATTCAAAGTTTAAAAAGTTATACTTCAGATGTTGAAGTTCAGCTTAATAATAATAAAAATATAAAGAGATATACCATGAAGCAGTTTCATAAAAATGGAAAGTACCGCATGGAAATATACGATGAGTCTAATAAACCTGATAAAGTCATCGTGTACGACGGCAATAGGAGTTACGTGTATTTTTCAAAAATAAATCAGACATTTATAGAGGATGATAGCGAAAACATACCTGCATATTCCATGTTTTCATCATTTATAGATAATTTTAAAAAAGCCGGCGAGATAAAAGAAAGTGAAGACGGCGAATTTTATCAAATCGATGTTCCTATTTTAAACGGGAATACTTTTATGTACAGTGAATCGGTTGAATTTTCGAAAAAAGATTATAAACCGGTATCTATGAAGATTTACGACATAAATGGGAAGGTTTTTGCTGAGATGAAGTACGCAAATTTCGTGTATAATCCAGAGTTAGATGATGGCCTTTTTGCCGAAAAAGATATTTCTACATTCAGCAGGTACTTCCGCACTGATATTAACATGTCTGTAGATATAAAAGATGTATATAAATACTCAGGCATAAACCCAGTATTTCCTGGATACATTCCTAAAGGGTATACTCTTGAAAATATAAGTGTAGATTTGTCAAATAATAATTCAATTAATTTAACATATTTAAACGGTAATGATATAATAAAAATTGTTGAAAGTGTTAGCGCTTTTGATGGGAAAGGCTTTGATAAAGGGCGCATTGGAAATACTATTTATTATAAAAGAGGGAATAGATATATTTTAGATAGAAATGGTCTCATTGTTGATTTGATGATTAATGAAAAAATAAGTTCTGACGAAGCACTGATGATTTTAAATTCTTTAATTTGA
- a CDS encoding NAD(P)H-hydrate dehydratase, translated as MKIVSNGEMREIESIAINSLGIPSMCLMENAGRVVAEHGAEYLISCNRNNVVIMCGKGNNGGDGFVAARYLFNRGFDVKVFVVSSIGLISGDAKKNLDIIINMGIYVAEILQKEQLKFLEKSIKESDLVIDALYGTGLDREVSGISKDIIDIVNGSGKYVISVDIPSGINGDNGKVEGCAVKANATVTMQFMKKGIAVYPGVDYAGKVVVADIGIPNNLVDNIKCRYNMISQYDVVLPKRYKNTHKGDYGKLLIVAGSKDMTGAAALCAMSAIKTGCGIVKLAVPKAIQGIMQSSLKEIITYGLDDKDGAFYLGSVGEVLKLANTVDAVAIGPGLTNSSNVKEFVKEVILKLEKPLVLDADALNAISDSVDMIIGKDVILTPHMGEMSRLLGVSVDDINNNIYATVEKFISKYKATLVLKSSRTVIGNDTEGIYINCTGNPGMATAGSGDVLTGMISSFLVQGLKGVKAAIYGVYYHGKAGDMASEKYGEYGLTATNILEYIPYAMKM; from the coding sequence ATGAAGATCGTATCAAATGGAGAAATGAGAGAAATAGAATCTATAGCCATAAATTCTCTTGGAATACCGTCTATGTGCCTTATGGAAAATGCCGGCCGCGTTGTGGCAGAACATGGTGCGGAATACCTGATTAGTTGCAATAGAAATAATGTGGTGATTATGTGCGGTAAAGGAAATAATGGCGGAGATGGCTTTGTTGCTGCAAGATACCTTTTCAACAGAGGCTTTGATGTGAAGGTCTTTGTAGTATCAAGTATAGGATTGATTTCTGGTGATGCAAAGAAAAACCTCGACATAATAATCAATATGGGGATTTACGTGGCAGAAATCCTTCAAAAAGAGCAACTAAAATTTCTTGAAAAGAGCATCAAAGAATCTGATTTAGTCATAGATGCGCTATATGGAACAGGTCTCGACAGAGAAGTGTCAGGTATAAGCAAAGACATCATAGACATTGTGAATGGATCTGGCAAATACGTCATATCTGTCGATATACCATCAGGAATAAATGGTGACAATGGTAAGGTAGAAGGCTGTGCGGTAAAAGCAAATGCTACGGTAACTATGCAGTTTATGAAAAAGGGGATTGCTGTATATCCGGGTGTAGATTATGCTGGGAAAGTGGTTGTGGCCGACATAGGCATACCGAATAATTTAGTCGACAATATTAAGTGCAGATACAATATGATTTCACAGTACGATGTTGTATTGCCTAAAAGATATAAGAATACCCATAAAGGAGATTATGGCAAGCTTTTGATTGTAGCTGGTTCAAAAGACATGACTGGTGCAGCAGCTTTGTGCGCTATGAGCGCAATAAAGACAGGATGTGGCATAGTTAAATTAGCTGTGCCAAAGGCTATACAAGGAATTATGCAAAGCAGTTTGAAAGAAATTATAACGTATGGATTGGATGACAAAGATGGAGCATTTTATTTAGGTTCAGTTGGCGAAGTATTAAAGTTGGCGAATACTGTCGATGCTGTGGCGATAGGGCCTGGGCTTACAAATAGCTCCAATGTAAAAGAGTTTGTAAAAGAAGTCATATTAAAGCTTGAAAAACCATTAGTTCTTGATGCTGATGCATTGAATGCTATATCTGATTCAGTGGATATGATAATCGGCAAAGATGTAATTTTGACACCACATATGGGCGAGATGTCGAGATTATTAGGAGTTTCTGTTGATGATATAAATAATAATATATACGCAACTGTTGAAAAGTTCATTTCAAAGTATAAAGCGACACTTGTTCTTAAAAGTTCAAGAACAGTAATAGGAAACGATACTGAAGGCATATATATTAATTGTACAGGGAATCCGGGTATGGCTACGGCAGGCTCTGGAGATGTCTTGACCGGCATGATATCGTCATTTTTGGTTCAGGGATTAAAAGGGGTAAAAGCGGCCATTTACGGAGTTTACTACCATGGAAAAGCAGGTGATATGGCTTCAGAAAAGTATGGAGAATACGGACTTACTGCGACAAACATACTTGAATATATTCCATATGCAATGAAAATGTAA